From a region of the Streptacidiphilus albus JL83 genome:
- a CDS encoding carbohydrate binding domain-containing protein → MARKSMRAPAWTAALVLGAAATGALSLTGGASAATVNLLGNPGFETGDLTGWTCDAGTASVVTAPVHSGSHALAGTATATDDAQCAQTLSVQPNTAYTLSGWVTGDYVYLGVTGAGTTAASTWTPSATGWQQLSTGFTTGASTTSVTVYVHGWYGEGGYGADDLDLVGASGAGASGSPSAGASPSASASASASASASASPSASASPSASASASPSASAGAGPTSGSGGTTVQVSNASQLYQALNKVVPGETIQLAAGVYNGEFTLLTGGTAAAPITLEGPAGAVITGTGVDSAYGIHLEADYWNLQGFSVTTFQKGVVLDGADHDTVNGLSVYNIGDEGIHLRSFSSDDTVENNDVHDTGKYDAGYGEGIYVGSANSNWGQYSGGLPDASDDDVISGNTLGPNIAAENIDIKEGTVGGTVEGNSFDSAGEAGANSAVAWVDVKGNDYTVTGNTGADAYQQGFLVEQLWPGDGCGNSFADNTLNMTGAPGYGFDITDQTACASVPNIVYSSNAVTGAGSGVSTVPITPDS, encoded by the coding sequence ATGGCACGTAAGAGCATGCGCGCGCCCGCATGGACCGCCGCACTCGTCCTGGGCGCCGCCGCCACCGGCGCCCTGTCCCTGACCGGCGGGGCCTCGGCCGCGACGGTGAACCTGCTCGGCAACCCCGGCTTCGAGACCGGTGACCTCACCGGCTGGACCTGTGACGCCGGAACCGCGAGCGTCGTCACCGCCCCCGTCCACTCCGGCAGCCACGCGCTGGCCGGGACGGCCACGGCCACCGACGACGCCCAGTGCGCCCAGACCCTCAGCGTCCAGCCGAACACCGCCTACACCCTGTCCGGCTGGGTCACCGGGGACTACGTCTACCTGGGCGTGACCGGCGCGGGGACGACGGCGGCCAGCACTTGGACGCCGTCGGCGACCGGCTGGCAGCAGCTGTCCACCGGGTTCACCACGGGTGCGTCCACCACCAGCGTCACCGTCTACGTCCACGGGTGGTACGGCGAGGGCGGCTACGGTGCGGACGACCTGGACCTGGTCGGCGCGTCCGGCGCGGGCGCCTCCGGCAGCCCGAGCGCCGGCGCGTCGCCGAGCGCGTCCGCGAGCGCGTCCGCGAGCGCGTCCGCGAGCGCGTCGCCGAGCGCCAGCGCCTCGCCGAGCGCCAGTGCCAGCGCGTCGCCGAGTGCCAGCGCCGGCGCCGGCCCGACCAGTGGGTCCGGTGGGACGACCGTCCAGGTGTCGAACGCGAGCCAGCTCTACCAGGCGCTGAACAAGGTGGTGCCGGGCGAGACCATCCAGCTCGCGGCGGGTGTCTACAACGGCGAGTTCACGCTGCTCACCGGAGGGACGGCGGCTGCGCCGATCACCCTGGAGGGTCCGGCCGGGGCGGTGATCACCGGGACCGGGGTCGACAGCGCCTACGGCATCCACCTGGAGGCCGACTACTGGAACCTCCAGGGCTTCAGCGTCACCACCTTCCAGAAGGGGGTGGTGCTGGACGGCGCCGACCACGACACCGTCAACGGCCTGAGCGTCTACAACATCGGTGACGAGGGCATCCACCTGCGGTCGTTCAGCAGTGACGACACCGTCGAGAACAACGACGTCCACGACACCGGCAAGTACGACGCCGGCTACGGCGAGGGGATCTACGTCGGCTCGGCCAACAGCAACTGGGGCCAGTACAGCGGCGGCCTGCCGGACGCCTCCGACGACGACGTGATCAGCGGCAACACCCTCGGCCCGAACATCGCGGCCGAGAACATCGACATCAAGGAGGGCACGGTCGGCGGCACCGTCGAGGGCAACTCCTTCGACTCCGCCGGGGAGGCCGGCGCCAACTCGGCCGTGGCCTGGGTCGACGTCAAGGGCAACGACTACACGGTGACCGGCAACACCGGCGCCGACGCCTACCAGCAGGGATTCCTGGTGGAGCAGCTCTGGCCCGGGGACGGCTGCGGCAACTCCTTCGCCGACAACACCCTGAACATGACCGGGGCGCCGGGCTACGGCTTCGACATCACCGACCAGACCGCCTGCGCGAGCGTGCCCAACATCGTCTACAGCTCCAACGCGGTCACCGGCGCCGGATCCGGCGTCAGCACCGTCCCGATCACGCCCGACAGCTGA
- a CDS encoding thiazolylpeptide-type bacteriocin, translating into MSDSTANTGFDLQDLDLSDLAVTSMRDTVALPENAASAGASSCQASSSCSVYAVPEREVTFDRNQQ; encoded by the coding sequence ATGTCCGACAGCACCGCGAACACCGGTTTCGACCTGCAGGACCTGGACCTCAGCGACCTGGCCGTCACCTCGATGCGCGACACCGTCGCGCTCCCCGAGAACGCCGCTTCCGCCGGTGCCTCGTCCTGCCAGGCCTCCTCGTCCTGCAGCGTGTACGCCGTCCCCGAGCGTGAAGTGACGTTCGACCGCAACCAGCAGTAG
- the fxlM gene encoding methyltransferase, FxLD system codes for MGRQSDADFGYTDELRERMVRQLLAVEAIRTPQVAAAFRAVPRHLFVPEVSAAQAYRSEDAQVVKRAANGKVTSTVSAARMQAIMLEQAGVRPGTRVLEIGSGGCNAALLAELVGADGEVTTVDIDRDVTDRARRLLAETGYPQVRVVQADGALGEVLHAPYDCILVTVESADLPPAWTEQLAEGGRIVLPLRVHGTTRSLALERERDRFVGRDYQLCGFVPMQGAGESRVRNVVLDDTHGAEITLRLDGDGARTIAVGPLRAALAQPRVEVATPLTVDGFEELDRLDLWLADTLPGFALLAATPAARRIVLTASPGGAPALLTDDGLAYRTLRRTGPDRGEFRLGACGHGPDAAALAHRVAEQIRAWDQGHRHDRPRFEVYPASTPDDRLPPGPVVERRHSRIAVTWPARR; via the coding sequence ATGGGCCGGCAGTCCGACGCCGACTTCGGCTACACCGACGAGCTGCGCGAACGGATGGTGCGTCAGCTGCTGGCGGTGGAAGCCATCCGCACGCCCCAGGTGGCGGCGGCGTTCCGGGCCGTGCCCCGGCACCTGTTCGTGCCCGAGGTGTCGGCCGCCCAGGCGTACCGGTCCGAGGACGCGCAGGTCGTCAAGCGGGCTGCGAACGGCAAGGTGACCAGCACCGTGTCGGCCGCGCGGATGCAGGCGATCATGCTGGAGCAGGCCGGTGTCCGCCCCGGGACGCGGGTGCTGGAGATCGGCTCCGGCGGTTGCAACGCCGCGCTGCTCGCCGAGCTGGTCGGCGCGGACGGGGAGGTCACCACCGTCGACATCGACCGCGACGTCACCGACCGGGCCCGCCGGCTGCTGGCGGAGACCGGCTACCCGCAGGTGCGGGTGGTCCAGGCGGACGGCGCGCTCGGGGAGGTGCTGCACGCCCCCTACGACTGCATCCTGGTCACCGTGGAGTCGGCCGACCTCCCTCCGGCGTGGACGGAGCAGCTGGCCGAGGGCGGACGGATCGTCCTGCCGCTCCGGGTCCACGGCACGACCCGGTCGCTCGCCCTCGAACGCGAGCGGGACCGCTTCGTCGGCCGCGACTACCAGCTGTGCGGCTTCGTGCCGATGCAGGGCGCGGGCGAGAGCCGGGTGCGGAACGTCGTGCTGGACGACACCCACGGGGCGGAGATCACGCTGCGGCTGGACGGCGACGGGGCGCGGACGATCGCGGTCGGGCCGCTGCGGGCGGCACTGGCACAGCCGAGGGTGGAGGTGGCGACTCCGCTGACGGTCGACGGCTTCGAGGAACTGGACCGGCTCGACCTGTGGCTGGCCGACACCCTGCCCGGGTTCGCACTGCTCGCGGCCACGCCCGCAGCCCGCCGGATCGTCCTGACCGCCTCGCCGGGCGGCGCGCCGGCGCTGCTCACCGACGACGGCCTCGCCTACCGGACCCTGCGCCGGACCGGTCCTGACCGTGGGGAGTTCCGCCTGGGCGCCTGCGGCCACGGGCCGGACGCGGCGGCGCTGGCGCACCGGGTGGCCGAGCAGATCCGGGCCTGGGACCAAGGCCACCGGCACGACCGCCCGCGCTTCGAGGTCTACCCCGCGTCCACGCCGGACGACCGGCTTCCGCCGGGGCCGGTGGTCGAGCGGCGGCACAGCAGGATCGCGGTCACCTGGCCCGCCCGGCGGTGA
- a CDS encoding YceI family protein has protein sequence MSDTDSSSTQQAPVEPPVSPGRWVLDPARSTVSIGTPTFWGLLNVKGVFSRVSGEGEVRADGSAHGTLTIDAASVDTKQGKRDTHLRSKDFFDVEKHPTLGFAASEVTAGAGGTATVSGELTVRGTSKPYTFTARTSEVSADAVTLTAELVIARADFGITWNQAGMIKPDTAVAITARFTRVAD, from the coding sequence ATGTCAGACACCGACAGCAGCAGCACCCAGCAGGCTCCCGTCGAACCGCCGGTCAGCCCCGGTCGCTGGGTGCTGGACCCCGCCCGCTCCACCGTCTCGATCGGGACCCCGACGTTCTGGGGGCTACTCAACGTGAAGGGCGTCTTCAGCCGGGTCAGCGGTGAGGGCGAGGTGCGCGCCGACGGCAGCGCGCACGGCACCCTGACCATCGACGCCGCCTCCGTCGACACCAAGCAGGGCAAGCGCGACACCCACCTCCGGTCCAAGGACTTCTTCGACGTCGAGAAGCACCCCACCCTCGGCTTCGCCGCCTCCGAGGTCACCGCCGGCGCCGGCGGTACCGCCACCGTCAGCGGCGAACTGACGGTCCGGGGCACCAGCAAGCCCTACACCTTCACCGCCCGCACCTCGGAGGTCTCGGCCGACGCGGTCACCCTGACGGCAGAACTCGTGATCGCCCGCGCCGACTTCGGCATCACCTGGAACCAGGCCGGCATGATCAAGCCGGACACCGCCGTCGCCATCACCGCCCGCTTCACCCGAGTGGCGGACTGA
- a CDS encoding RIO1 family regulatory kinase/ATPase domain-containing protein encodes MRERFADTESFSRIRSKSSKQRSQHHKEAAYGQAFDEYAARFEPQYEDAYAEYGDGVEYDEDAEYDVQNDSEYSPEYNPEYDGEYDYAEDGDPDSFAEGYEYAGASSDGPPVGDRWSTWDQSTPTEKGPEPRPDWVVTELAAVDSELGIVKTGKEADVFLLERAVPGTGRRTLMAAKRYRDGQHRMFHRDSGYLEGRSHKESRVSRAMAKRSSFGKEAIAGQWAGAEFAALSRLWAAGMAVPYPVQILGTEILMEFIGDESGKAAPRLAQLRSEEIDLEDLWQQLGHNLSLLARDGYAHGDLSAYNILVHEGRMVIIDVPQIVDIVANPRGRSFLERDVRNVGAWFVSRGLAEERVEELARELAYDARLD; translated from the coding sequence GTGCGCGAGCGCTTTGCCGACACCGAGTCTTTTTCCCGGATCCGTTCCAAGAGCAGCAAGCAACGTAGCCAGCACCACAAAGAGGCCGCCTACGGGCAGGCTTTCGACGAGTACGCGGCCCGCTTCGAGCCGCAGTACGAGGATGCCTACGCCGAGTACGGCGACGGCGTCGAGTACGACGAGGACGCCGAGTACGACGTCCAGAACGACAGCGAGTACAGCCCTGAGTACAACCCCGAGTACGACGGCGAGTACGACTACGCCGAGGACGGCGACCCGGACTCGTTCGCGGAGGGCTACGAGTACGCCGGAGCCTCCTCCGACGGGCCGCCCGTCGGCGACCGCTGGTCCACCTGGGACCAGTCGACCCCGACCGAGAAGGGGCCGGAACCCCGCCCCGACTGGGTGGTGACCGAACTGGCCGCCGTCGACAGCGAGCTGGGCATCGTGAAGACCGGCAAGGAGGCCGACGTCTTCCTGCTGGAGCGCGCCGTGCCCGGCACCGGCCGGCGGACGCTGATGGCCGCCAAGCGCTACCGCGACGGACAGCACCGGATGTTCCACCGCGACTCCGGCTATCTGGAGGGCCGGTCCCACAAGGAGTCCCGGGTCAGCCGGGCCATGGCCAAGCGCTCCAGCTTCGGCAAGGAGGCCATCGCCGGGCAGTGGGCCGGCGCCGAGTTCGCGGCGCTCTCCCGGCTCTGGGCCGCAGGCATGGCCGTGCCCTACCCGGTGCAGATCCTCGGCACCGAGATCCTGATGGAGTTCATCGGCGACGAGTCGGGCAAGGCCGCGCCCCGACTGGCGCAGCTGCGTTCCGAGGAGATCGACCTGGAGGACCTCTGGCAGCAGCTCGGGCACAACCTCTCGCTGCTGGCCCGCGACGGCTACGCCCACGGCGACCTGTCCGCCTACAACATCCTGGTGCACGAGGGCCGGATGGTGATCATCGACGTTCCGCAGATCGTCGACATCGTCGCCAATCCGCGCGGTCGCTCGTTCCTGGAGCGCGATGTGCGCAACGTCGGCGCCTGGTTCGTCTCCCGGGGGCTGGCCGAGGAGCGCGTCGAGGAACTGGCACGGGAACTCGCCTATGACGCCCGGCTCGACTGA
- a CDS encoding DUF2804 domain-containing protein has product MVTHEHEITAPVDLCLSGGRLNLAAVGWSRQPLHRANLRGWGRNKRWEYWCVTSPTHLVALTVSDLDFLAVNTVHFLEFGGAEPRELECGALVPPARGVALPDTIAGAAPGTGVVVGPERPTRGQVRVEIAHEVGGTRLRARALTHDRVPLTVDLLVRMPEQHETLSVVVPWDDRHFQYTSKHTARPAEGRVRLGDEEFRFGEDAWGTLDHGRGRWPRTVSWNWGAASGRTDGSVVGLQFGGAWTVGTGATENALCVDGRLHKIGEELAWDYDPTDLLAPWRLCTTQSDQVDLLFTPFHDRRSHTGAGLLANRTDQCFGHWSGTVRTDDGRPVAVDRLLGWAEAVRMRW; this is encoded by the coding sequence ATGGTCACGCACGAGCACGAGATCACTGCCCCGGTCGACCTCTGCCTGTCCGGTGGCCGGCTGAACCTCGCCGCCGTCGGCTGGTCCCGGCAGCCGCTGCACCGGGCCAATCTGCGCGGCTGGGGGCGGAACAAGCGCTGGGAGTACTGGTGCGTGACCAGTCCGACCCACCTGGTCGCGCTGACCGTCAGCGACCTGGACTTCCTGGCCGTCAACACCGTGCACTTCCTGGAGTTCGGCGGCGCCGAGCCGCGCGAGCTGGAGTGCGGTGCGCTGGTACCGCCGGCGCGCGGGGTGGCACTGCCGGACACGATCGCCGGAGCGGCGCCCGGAACCGGCGTCGTCGTGGGCCCCGAGCGCCCGACGCGGGGTCAGGTGCGGGTGGAGATCGCCCACGAGGTCGGCGGGACCCGGCTCCGGGCCCGCGCGCTGACCCACGACCGGGTTCCGCTGACCGTGGACCTCCTGGTCCGGATGCCGGAGCAGCACGAGACGCTGAGCGTGGTGGTGCCCTGGGACGACCGGCACTTCCAGTACACCTCGAAGCACACCGCGCGTCCGGCCGAGGGGCGGGTGCGGCTGGGCGACGAGGAGTTCCGCTTCGGCGAGGACGCCTGGGGCACGCTGGACCACGGTCGGGGCCGCTGGCCGCGCACGGTGTCCTGGAACTGGGGCGCCGCCTCCGGGCGCACCGACGGGAGCGTGGTCGGACTCCAGTTCGGCGGAGCCTGGACGGTCGGCACCGGTGCGACCGAGAACGCCCTGTGCGTGGACGGACGACTGCACAAGATCGGGGAGGAGTTGGCGTGGGACTACGACCCCACCGACCTGCTCGCCCCGTGGCGGCTCTGCACGACCCAGTCCGACCAGGTGGACCTGCTCTTCACCCCGTTCCACGACCGCCGCAGCCACACCGGGGCGGGCCTGCTCGCCAACCGCACCGACCAGTGCTTCGGTCACTGGTCCGGCACCGTCCGCACCGACGACGGGCGCCCGGTCGCGGTCGACCGGCTGCTCGGCTGGGCGGAGGCCGTCCGCATGCGCTGGTGA
- a CDS encoding ABC transporter permease codes for MAADALPPATAPARGALARSALASVGRSWHTARITALGEVLSPPRMTATAFRLLVQVFLVTCLWRGLYAHDPGSTAGLDRDQAVSYAVLAVLATRIRGLDRYAGRDTVFQHLYYGTIVFWFLRPLPPRRYYALRALGDQLYGCVWVLAGGLVCLATGVLMAPVSGTALLAATVSLLLGQVVLYQLTLLTDLLCFWTMQNSSTLQIIRFAQNLLSGAYAPLWYFPGWFVTLSSFMPFQSTLNTPLSLYIGRIPASGAPAQLALQACWIVGLAFLTRLLWHRAAQRVSAQGG; via the coding sequence ATGGCCGCCGACGCACTCCCACCCGCCACCGCCCCGGCCCGGGGCGCACTCGCCCGCAGCGCGCTGGCCTCGGTCGGCCGCTCCTGGCACACCGCGCGGATCACCGCCCTCGGCGAGGTCCTCTCCCCGCCCCGGATGACCGCAACGGCGTTCCGGCTGCTGGTGCAGGTCTTCCTGGTCACCTGCCTGTGGCGGGGCCTGTATGCGCACGACCCCGGCAGCACCGCCGGGCTCGACCGGGACCAGGCCGTCAGCTACGCCGTCCTGGCCGTGCTCGCCACCCGGATCCGGGGGCTGGACCGCTACGCCGGACGGGACACCGTCTTCCAGCACCTCTACTACGGCACCATCGTGTTCTGGTTCCTCCGGCCGCTCCCGCCGCGCCGCTACTACGCCCTGCGCGCCCTCGGCGACCAGCTCTACGGCTGCGTCTGGGTGCTGGCCGGCGGGCTGGTCTGCCTGGCCACCGGCGTGCTGATGGCGCCGGTGTCGGGGACGGCACTGCTCGCGGCCACGGTCTCGCTGCTGCTGGGACAGGTCGTGCTCTACCAGCTCACGCTGCTCACCGACCTGCTCTGCTTCTGGACCATGCAGAACAGCAGCACCCTGCAGATCATCCGGTTCGCCCAGAACCTGCTCTCCGGCGCCTACGCCCCGCTCTGGTACTTCCCCGGCTGGTTCGTCACCCTCAGCTCGTTCATGCCGTTCCAGTCCACCCTCAACACCCCGCTGTCCCTCTACATCGGACGCATCCCGGCCTCCGGCGCGCCCGCCCAGCTGGCGCTCCAGGCATGCTGGATCGTCGGTCTCGCCTTCCTCACCCGACTGCTGTGGCACCGCGCCGCGCAACGTGTCTCGGCCCAGGGAGGCTGA
- a CDS encoding thiazolylpeptide-type bacteriocin, giving the protein MSDSTANTGFDLQELDLGDLTVTSMRDTVALPENGASWGGCSCQGSSSCASPTPTPGPVDL; this is encoded by the coding sequence ATGTCCGACAGCACCGCGAACACGGGTTTCGACCTGCAGGAGCTGGATCTCGGCGACCTGACGGTCACTTCGATGCGCGACACCGTCGCGCTGCCCGAGAACGGCGCCTCCTGGGGCGGCTGCTCCTGCCAGGGGTCCTCGTCCTGCGCTTCGCCGACGCCGACCCCGGGCCCCGTCGACCTGTGA
- a CDS encoding GNAT family N-acetyltransferase, which translates to MFEFLPVTAGRSADLERFSQRHGTFRYCSCMRWRLTSAEFRASTKESRAEGLAALVRAGAPVGVLAHDDGEPVGWCSIAPRTGYPALERSRVLARVDDAVVWSVVCFFVDSAVRRRGLSLGLLRAAVGYAAEAGAGIVEGYPVEPGPRSYTWMGSPATFLAAGFQDVTPPGRRRTVMRCTVRR; encoded by the coding sequence GTGTTCGAGTTCCTGCCGGTCACCGCCGGGCGCAGCGCCGACCTGGAGCGCTTCTCGCAGCGCCACGGCACGTTCCGCTACTGCTCCTGCATGCGCTGGCGGTTGACCAGCGCCGAGTTCCGGGCCTCGACCAAGGAGTCCCGGGCCGAGGGGCTCGCCGCACTGGTCCGCGCCGGAGCGCCGGTCGGGGTCCTCGCCCACGACGACGGCGAGCCGGTCGGCTGGTGCTCGATCGCGCCCCGTACCGGCTATCCGGCGCTGGAGCGCTCGCGGGTCCTCGCCCGTGTCGACGACGCGGTCGTCTGGTCCGTCGTCTGCTTCTTCGTCGACAGCGCCGTCCGCCGCCGGGGGCTGTCGCTCGGGCTGCTCCGCGCGGCCGTCGGCTACGCGGCCGAGGCCGGGGCCGGGATCGTCGAGGGCTACCCGGTCGAACCCGGCCCCCGCTCCTACACCTGGATGGGCTCCCCCGCGACGTTCCTGGCCGCCGGCTTCCAGGACGTCACCCCACCGGGCCGCCGCCGCACCGTGATGCGCTGCACCGTCCGCAGGTAG
- a CDS encoding thiazolylpeptide-type bacteriocin has translation MSDSTANVGFDLQELDLGDLTVTSMRDTVALPENGASTQSCSCESSSSCTMPHPQVVTTLQ, from the coding sequence ATGTCCGACAGCACCGCGAACGTGGGGTTCGACCTGCAGGAGCTGGATCTCGGTGACCTGACGGTCACCTCGATGCGCGACACCGTCGCGCTCCCCGAGAACGGCGCCTCCACCCAGAGCTGCTCCTGCGAATCGTCCTCGTCGTGTACGATGCCGCACCCGCAGGTCGTGACCACCCTGCAGTGA
- a CDS encoding ABC transporter ATP-binding protein, which translates to MVTQRDSGSAATGGIVAQGLTMTFRTTVRSPGLRGALRALVAPERSSKTAVRDVSFSVAPGELLALLGPNGAGKSTTIKMLTGILVPTSGEALVAGVVPYRERERNARNIGAVFGQRSQLWWDLPARESFAILRDIFGVPADEHRSRLKEFDELLELSEFWDTRVRHLSLGQRVRCDLAAALLHDPAIVFLDEPTIGMDVVVKEQVRGFLRHQVEQRGRAVLLTTHDMTEVERLAERCVLINHGRIVLDGRLEELRERFGGSWQIHATVAGAELDADLDPQGGLRADPAGLPGIRLLSREGDRAVFGPAGTTPPTVPEALRRLVSRYHISDLTISESDLEDVMRAAYLGEEAEAGAGTGAGAGAMAEQTAAPAAEAAR; encoded by the coding sequence ATGGTGACTCAGCGGGACAGTGGCAGCGCCGCGACCGGCGGGATCGTGGCGCAAGGACTGACGATGACGTTCCGCACCACGGTGCGCAGCCCCGGGCTGCGCGGTGCGCTGCGGGCGCTGGTGGCGCCCGAGCGCTCGTCGAAGACCGCCGTCCGGGACGTCTCCTTCTCGGTCGCGCCCGGTGAACTGCTGGCCCTGCTGGGGCCGAACGGAGCCGGGAAGTCGACCACCATCAAGATGCTGACCGGCATCCTGGTACCCACCTCCGGCGAGGCGCTGGTGGCCGGGGTCGTGCCCTACCGGGAGCGCGAACGCAACGCCCGGAACATCGGCGCGGTCTTCGGCCAGCGCTCCCAGCTGTGGTGGGACCTGCCGGCCCGGGAGTCCTTCGCGATCCTGCGCGACATCTTCGGCGTCCCGGCCGACGAGCACCGGTCCCGGCTGAAGGAGTTCGACGAGCTGCTGGAGCTCTCCGAGTTCTGGGACACCCGGGTGCGGCACCTCTCGCTGGGCCAGCGGGTGCGCTGCGACCTCGCTGCGGCGCTGCTCCACGACCCCGCGATCGTCTTCCTGGACGAGCCGACCATCGGCATGGACGTCGTGGTCAAGGAGCAGGTCCGGGGATTCCTCCGGCACCAGGTGGAACAGCGCGGCCGGGCCGTGCTGCTGACCACGCACGACATGACCGAGGTCGAGCGCCTCGCCGAGCGCTGTGTGCTGATCAACCACGGCCGGATCGTCCTCGACGGCCGGCTGGAGGAGCTGCGGGAGCGCTTCGGCGGCAGCTGGCAGATCCACGCGACCGTCGCCGGCGCCGAGCTGGACGCCGACCTCGACCCGCAGGGCGGGCTCCGGGCGGACCCCGCCGGGCTGCCCGGCATCCGGCTGCTGTCCCGCGAGGGCGACCGCGCCGTCTTCGGACCCGCCGGGACGACACCGCCGACCGTCCCCGAGGCGCTGCGCCGGCTGGTGTCGCGCTACCACATATCGGACCTGACGATCAGCGAGAGCGACCTGGAGGACGTGATGCGCGCCGCCTACCTGGGCGAGGAAGCCGAGGCGGGAGCAGGAACCGGGGCAGGGGCAGGGGCCATGGCCGAGCAGACTGCCGCACCCGCCGCCGAAGCGGCGCGGTGA